GACTATCTGGCCGGGGCGCTGGCTGTGATCAGAAAAACCAATCCCCTGAGAACGGTAATCATCGGTACAGCCAATTGGGGCGGTATTGACGCTCTGGACGAATTGGTTTTACCGGATGATGACCGCCTGATTTTAACCTTCCATTACTACCAGCCCTTTCAATTTACACATCAGGGGGCTGAATGGGTGTCGGGCAGTGATGCCTGGTTGGGTACAAAATGGCTGGGCGCTCCTCAGGAAATACAGGCCATACAAAAGGATTTTGACAGGGTCAGCCAGTGGGCGGCATTGCATAACATAGCGGTTTTTATGGGCGAATTCGGCGCTTACCGTAAAGCCGATTTTGCCTCGCGCGTGCGGTGGACTTCAACCGTGGCGCGGGAGGCGGAAAAACGTAACTTTAGCTGGGCCTACTGGGAGTTTTGCGCCGGATTTGGCATTTACGATACGCAAAGTAGCTCGTGGTTGAACGATTTGCTAAGGGCTCTTATTCCGCGTTAGTTTTGTTTGAAGGAAAGAAAGAGCATTTCCCATTCGGGCAGACCCGGTGGGCAAGCCGGTGATCATTTTACCATTTTGAAGCAGGATTTACTTGATTTTGGGGTTACCAGGAATTGGTCTTCCTGTTTTTAAAAGTTTGCCTTAAAATTATTGCAAGCTCTTCCTGAGCGCACTGAGCCCGGGGCAGCGCATCCGCAACCAAAAACATTCTTGCAGGGATTTAAGTAACCAGTAGAGGACCCAGAGAAGTCACGAAGGGCGCAAAGTATGTTTAAATTAAAAATAGTTTCTTGTTTCCCAAATTAGCCCTCACCCCCTCATTCTCCCTTTCCCAGAATATTGGTCTGAGAAAGGGGAAGCTTCTTTTTTACGGCAGTGTTCGGGATTTCTGGAATAGGCGTTTTAAATGGAAGAAAAGAGCCTATTTATGAAGGATGGCGCTCCATTGTTCATTTGCTTAAACCGTTGAAACGGTTTCGCTTTTTGTCCCCAATGAGAGGATAGGTTCATTAGGTTCTGCCGTTTTTAGGGGCTGTCCCAAAAGTCAAAGACAATGTATTTTTATAAAGTTTTTCTTTCCCTCACTCCCTTTAATTCCCCCTCTCCCGAAAATCGGGAGAGGGAGAAGGGGAGTGAGGGCTATTGTAATCTTTTTTCTATATTTTGCATATATATACATTTGATGTCGCTTTTGAGACACCCTCCTATAATCATGTCATCCCTTCGGGATTGTTAGGTTAACCATTCAACTCAACCAGTCAGCCATTCATGGAAGATTTTATTCCGATGTACATTGCGTAAACCGTTGAAACGGTTTCGCTTTTGTCCTCAACGAGGCGATCAGGCGATTACATTCCGCCGTTTACTCATTTCATCCCTACGCGATTATGAGATTAAGCAGTCAGCCAATCCACTTAATCTCTTAACTTTTGTTTTCTGGCGGCGGTGTTCGATATTTCACGCAGTAGCCCTTACCCCCTCATTCTCCCTTTCCCAGAATTTTGGTCCGGGGGAGTGGGAAGCTTCTTTTTTCACATCAGTGTTCGGGATTTACGCATTTAAAAAACTCTTCGCACCCTAAAGCGCCTTCATCTCTTTTGCTTTTAATCCTGTAAAAAGTTAATTTTAAAAACCATAAAAAATCATACGGGACGTTATGGAACACTTTTTTTTAAAACAAAAAACCCTGGGCGCCCTCCAGTTTGAGCTGGAAGAGCTGACGGTTGTTGCCGTAAATCAACGCGCTTTGCAAATTTTGAACAAACGCCCGGAAAAAGTTAAAGGAAAAAAAATAACGACCTTTCTGGCCGGCATGGATCAAATTAAAGAACGTCTGCACACCAGGAGCCGCGAAATACTGTGGGAAGGTTTTCTGGTTAACTTACGTACGCCGGTATTTGCCTCGGTTCTCCAGGATGGAAAGTGGGGCGTAATTGTCTTTGTCGATTCGCCAGCCCCGGATGCCGACAATTTACAGTTCTTACCTTACTTAAGGCAGATTGTCGGCAGCATCGATTATGATTATCTGGCGCTCGATCTGAACGGCGCGCTTCTGGGAATGACCAGAAATTTATGTCGCGAACTGGGCTATGAAACGCATCAATTATTAGGAAAAAATATTCTGCAAACCATTGTTGCCGAGGAGCAAAACGATATCTGGCGCCTTTTGCTGCAGAACGCCTCCAGCAAAATATCGCACCTGCCCATGATGCAAACGCGCTTTGTGCATCGAAACGGTAAGCGAGTTGATTTTATTCTTTCTGCCAGAATCCTGTATGACGGGCAAAAAAAGCCGGTAGGCATGGCCGCCACCTGCGTTAATTTAGCCGAAATCAGCGAACGCATTTTTCAGCGCAAAAAAACGGGCATGTTAGAAGGAATTATCGCCCGTATCTCCTCCATGTTTGCCCAGAGTCCCTCGTACAAGCTGGACGACTGTATTAACGAAACTTTGAAAATAGTGGGCGAGTATGCCGGCGTCGATCGCAGTTACGTTTTTTTATTCAGGGAAAACCTACAGATTATGGATAATACACACGAATGGTGCGCGCCGGGCATTGAGCCACAAATTCAGAATTTGCAGGGCCTGCCTTCAAAGTTAGTGCCGTGGTGGATGAAGTTTCTGTTGCGTAACGAAATTATTCATATTCCGCAGGTTAGCGCCCTGCCGGAAGAAGCGTCTTCAGAAAAAGAAATTCTTGAAGAACAGGACATTCAGTCATTGATTGTGGTGCCGTTAACCGAAGGCGAAAATTTAATTGGCTTTATCGGTTTTGATTCGGTACGCCGGGCCAAATTCTGGGCGCCAGAAGACATCAATCTGTTAAAAATTGTTTCCAGCGTTTTTGTTAGCTCGTTAATCAGAAAAAACGCCGAACTCTCCCTGGCAGATAGCGAAAGAAGGTACCGTACCCTCTTTAACATCGCGCCCGATTTAATTTTTGTGCTGGATGACGGGGGACAAGTCCTTTCATTGAATCCGGCTTTTAAGAAAATTACCGGCCACGAAATCGAAGAATTTTTAAAAACACCTTTTGTTGAACTCATCGTCGAAGAAGATCGAAGCGTTTTTAAAGAACAACTTGAGATTTGTTTAAGAGGAGAAGCCCCTCCGTCCCATGAATTCCGCATTCGGGGATACGACGGAGAAAAGGTTGT
This sequence is a window from Caldithrix abyssi DSM 13497. Protein-coding genes within it:
- a CDS encoding PAS domain S-box protein; the protein is MEHFFLKQKTLGALQFELEELTVVAVNQRALQILNKRPEKVKGKKITTFLAGMDQIKERLHTRSREILWEGFLVNLRTPVFASVLQDGKWGVIVFVDSPAPDADNLQFLPYLRQIVGSIDYDYLALDLNGALLGMTRNLCRELGYETHQLLGKNILQTIVAEEQNDIWRLLLQNASSKISHLPMMQTRFVHRNGKRVDFILSARILYDGQKKPVGMAATCVNLAEISERIFQRKKTGMLEGIIARISSMFAQSPSYKLDDCINETLKIVGEYAGVDRSYVFLFRENLQIMDNTHEWCAPGIEPQIQNLQGLPSKLVPWWMKFLLRNEIIHIPQVSALPEEASSEKEILEEQDIQSLIVVPLTEGENLIGFIGFDSVRRAKFWAPEDINLLKIVSSVFVSSLIRKNAELSLADSERRYRTLFNIAPDLIFVLDDGGQVLSLNPAFKKITGHEIEEFLKTPFVELIVEEDRSVFKEQLEICLRGEAPPSHEFRIRGYDGEKVVDLILIPLQEKGKARVIFGIGRDVTERKILEESLRRAERLKSIGTLAGGIAHDFNNILEILLGNYTILKDALAPDSELYFSLELIRQAIERGKNLVHNLLTFASKKEPKYIVLDLNKEIMHVVELLQQTTPRAIYFDLHLSEERIWIRFDQVQIQQMILNLCLNAIDAIKAKKPQGTITIRTKVLSKEAIKSIPRLSDISHVALLEIEDDGIGIDDQTQKFLFDPFFTTKKRGTGLGLSVVFGVVKSIKGHIQIKSVPGEGSCFSFYLPMTAPAEQPVKKTVQTEKKSPVRHGSQARILLVEDDTLLSKMLTYILNRYGYRVQQIYSGRQALTYFENHADEIDLAILDYDIPELNGWELAQKILQRRVDLKIILTSGFLDPEVRERIEEHDEIKLFEKPYEPEQLLEYLIDYLDQK